The Candidatus Limnocylindrales bacterium genome includes the window TTAGGTGGACTTGCCCTGGCCGTCGGGATTTTAGTGGATGACGCAACGGTTGAGATTGAAAACATCCACCGCAATCTAGGGCAACGTAAGTCTCTTATCCAGGCCATCCTGGATGGGGCTCAACAGATTGCAACTCCGGCGTTTGTTTCGACGTTATCCATTTGTATTGTCTTTGTACCGGTATTTTTCCTGACAGGTGCCGTTCAATCGCTATTTACTCCTCTGGCCATGGCCGTGGTTTTTGCCATGCTGGCCTCTTACTTACTTTCACGAACTCTGGTACCCACCCTGGTGAAGTATCTGCTTCCTGGGGAGCTGCGTCATCATCAGATCGAGAGTGGCAATGGACACCCGACTACTTCCCGTAATCCTATTTGGAGACTCCACTATGCCTTTAACCATCAATTTGAGAAGTTTCGCAACGGATATCGGAACAGCCTCGCCTGGACCCTGAATCATCGGCTGGTGGTTTTTATTTTGTTTACTACTTTTTTTGTAGGCTCTATGGCTTTGTTCCCATTCATCGGGCAAGACTTCTTCCCAAAAGTCGATGCAGGTCAGTTCCGTTTGCATGTAAGAGCCCCTACCGGAACACGAATCGAGGAAACCGAACGTATTTTCCACCAGGTTGAGAATACTATTCGGAATGTCATTCCGGCCGATGAGCTGGAACTCATTCTCGATAATATTGGTTTGCCGGTGGGTGGGGTTAATCTGGCCTTTAGTGATACGGCCACCGTGGGTCCCAGTGATGGGGAAATTTTAGTTGCACTCAAAAGCGATCGACATGGCCCAACCCATGAATATATCAAACAGTTACGTCAGAGACTTAGAAAGGAGTTTCCCCATTTGACCTTCTTTTTCCAACCTTCTGATATTGTTACCCAGATTCTGAATTTTGGTTTACCGGCGCCCATTGATATTCAAGTGGTCGGTCGTAGCCCTAAAAACTATGAAATCGCCAAACAGATTGAAGCCCGGGTAGCCAATATTCCAGGTGTAGTGGATGTACATCTCCATCAAATCGTGGATGCTCCGGAGTTACGGATCAATGTAGATCGAACTCGAGCAGCTCAGGTAGGGCTCACCCAGCGGGACGTGGCAAATAATTTACTCATCTCCTTAAGCTCGAGTAGCCTGATATCTCCAAACTTTTGGTTAAGTCCTCAAAGTGGAGTCACGTATACCGTTGCCGTGCAGATCCCCCCGTATAAAATGGACTCCATGGACGCCCTTCAGGGCACCCCTATCGCTACAACCGGTCAGAACTCTCCTCAACTTCTAAGTAATCTGGCTACCGTGGAGCGACGCAGATCGGTTGCCGTGATAAATCATTACAATGTACAGCCGGTTTTTGATATTTATGCCAATGTTCAGGATCGAGATTTGGGGAGTGTTGCCCGTGAGGTCGATCGGATTATCGAAGAATTTAAACCCAAGCTTCCAACTGGTAGTTTCCTCGTGGTACGTGGCCAGGTGGAGAGTATGAGATCTGCATTTTTAGGTCTGGGGGGTGGGGTATTATTTGCCATTATACTGGTTTACTGCTTAATGGTCATAAACTTTCAATCCTGGCTCGATCCCTTCATTATTATCATGGCGTTACCTGGTGCCCTTTCGGGTATCCTGTGGATGCTGTTTGTTACCCAAACCACCTTTAATGTCCCCTCTTTAATGGGGGCCATGATGAGCATGGGGGTCGCAACGGCCAATAGTATTTTGCTGGTAACTTTTGCCAATGAGCAACGGCAGGCCGGGAAAGATGCCCTTCAAGCCGCCTTAGTTGCCGGATATACACGGCTTCGTCCGGTTTTGATGACGGCCCTGGCCATGATCATTGGGATGTTACCTATGTCCCTGGGTCTGGGTGAAGGTGGGGAACAGAATGCCCCCCTGGGTCGAGCGGTCATTGGCGGGCTGACGGTCGCTACCTTCGCCACCCTTTTCTTTGTACCCATCGTTTATAGCATTCTGCGGCGTAAACAACCTCAGCACGTTGATATAGAGGAGATAGCTTTATATAGAGAGAAGACTTCAACCCTGGATGTGAGTCCTCAATTAAATTAGCAAAGAAATGGTAACGGCTTTAGCCCTCTCCAAATGGAAGAATAACTAAAGTCGTTACCATCATAGGCTGATAGGAAACAAATCCTTATGGATTCTAAACCCCATGAATCTTTACAGTTACCTATAAACCCGACATCGGAGTCCCAGTCTGAAATCTCACCCCTAGATACCCAACAACTTCAGGCACCATACATTCTGGAAGAACCAGCCTCTGAAGCGGGTAAACGCAGCAGTTTGTCCCGTTTTCTTCTGGTTGTCGCCATAATAGGGGTGACATTGGCAGGTTTATTGACTTTGGGTATTTTACCCAGAATGCACCGACAGGCCGAGTTAACGGCTGCAGTAGAGGCTTTAAAAACCGACGTTCCTATTGTTAGCGTAGTTACAGCTCAACAGGCTCCCGCAACCGTAGATTTAGTCCTACCCGGTAACATTCAAGCCCTCCAGGAAACCCCTATTTATGCCAGAGCTACCGGATATTTGAAGAAAAGGTTTGTAGACATTGGGGACCGGGTCCAGGCAGGTCAACTGCTTGCTGAGATTGAATCACCGGAGGTAGATCAGGATTTAGCCCAGGCTCGGGCGAATTTAGCCCAGGCTAAGGCGGCGTTGCAACAAGAACGTGCAAACCTGCAACAAGAACGTGCAAAGTTACAACAGGCCCAGGCTGCTTTAGAATTTTCCCGTAAAACCCTTCAACGCTGGAAACAACTCGGGCAGCAAGCTCTGGTATCCTATCAAGAAGTCGATGAAAAACAGGCTGCCTTTGATGCTGCTCAAGCCAATGCCGAAGCAGCCCAGGCTACCATTCATGCAGCCCAGGCGAATGTGAATGCAGCCCAGGCTCGCGTGGATGCCAGCCAGGCCAGTGTCCAGCGCCTCTTGACATTACAATCTTTTCAAAAAGTGACGGCCCCCTTTGCTGGAACCATTACAGCCCGTTATGTAGATGTAGGGGCTCTGATTACAGTAGGTACCGGTACGAATAATCAGGCCCTGTTTAAAATTGCGCAAAGCGACGTTTTACGGATTTATGTAAATGTGCCACAAACCTTTGTAAACTCCATTCAACCGGATCAGCCTGCAGAGATTTCAGTGCAGGAATTCCCGCAAAAAACTTTTGCAGGTAAGGTGGTCAGTACGGCCGGTGCTCTGGATCCAACCTCCCGTACGTTGCTTGCAGAAGTAAGAGTAACAAATGAAAACAATCTGCTCCTGCCGGGAATGTATGCACAGGTTAAGTTTACGGTCACCCGTTCTAATCCCCCGGTCCTGGTACCCGGTAATGCCCTGGTGATTCGCCCGGAAGGTACCCAGGTCGCCACCGTTACCAAAGATCAAACCGTGCATTACCAAAAGGTCACTGTAGGACGGGATTATGGAACTCAGTTGGAAATTATTTCCGGTCTTGAAGCCAATGAAACGGTCATTTTAGATGCAACCGATGACCTGCAAGAGGGCATGAGGGTACAGGCTGTAACCCTCAAGAAAGAAGAAAAGAAATCCTAATAAAGGACCAGACCGATTTTCAATGAACCGAGGGGGATGATAAAAACACCGGGAGGTTGAAAATAAAGCTGGAAAGTGGTAAATCCCCGGGTAAGGGTCTAAAGTGTGTTGTGAGATAAAGAAAGGAGTGGGGATCATGGAAAAACGGACCCTTGGAAAGACCGGGATGCAGGTCAGTATCCTTGGCTTTGGCGGATCCGAAATTGGTTATGATAAGGTTCCCCAGAAGACTGTAAATGAAATACTCCACAGGGCGTTGGATGCAGGATTGAATGTGATTGATACAGCAGAGTGTTATAGGGATAGCGAAGAGAAGATCGGACGGGCCATAGCAGGGCGTCGGGATCAATGCTATTTGTTCACCAAATGCGGTCATGCGGCGGGTCTCCCTTTTCCAGATTGGGATCCACGTTTACTGGAACAAAGCATTGAACGGAGCCTACGGCGATTGCAAACAGACTATTTAGACCTGGTGCAACTCCATACCTGTTCGGAAAAGATTTTACGTCAAGGGGCAGTTATGGAGGGGTTACAACGGGCACGCCAAGCCGGGAAGATCCGTTATATAGGTTATAGTGGTGACAGTCGAGCGGCCCTCTATGCCATTCAGACCGGTTTATTTGATGTCTTACAAACTTCCATCAACCTTGCCGATCAGGAAGCCATCGATCTTACCCTCCCCCTGGCCAGACAGCAAGGGATAGGTATCATAGCCAAGCGTCCCTTAGCCAATGTCGCCTGGAGAACGTTTGAAAAACCGGAAGACGGGCATACCCCCAGCTACTGGGATTTACGAGGCTATAATGAAATTTACGCAGAACGTCTCCAACAACTGGATTATGACTTCTTGAAAGGTGCTCTGCGTACTGCTATTGGAATTGCCCTGCGATTCACCCTCAGCGTAGAAGGGGTCGCAACGGCCATTGTGGGTACCACCAAGCCCGAGCGCTGGCATCAAAACGCAGAGTTACTGGCAGCCGGACCCCTGGACCCCAAACAATTCGAAGCAATCCGTACACGCTGGAAAGCCGTCGCCAAACCCCACTGGATTGGACAGGGATAAGAGTTTCGTTGGTCATTCAATATCATCTGGAAGGTTAAAATAATTCTCCGGATTCCTCTTGTGAAGAGGAGTCAGGAAAGAGGATAATGGGAATAGAAAAACAAACACAACGCCTCTACCTAAAGGGTCTTAACGTTTCCCGTTCAGGAAACTGGCTACGTGCTCTCCAATACTTCCGACAATGCCTGGAGATCAATCCTGATTTCTCCCAGGCACATTATGAGATCGGTACGTTATATTATAAGAACGGTCATTGGGAACAGGCTCTTTCTCATTTAACAAGGGCGGTAGAGCTGAACGGGCAGAATATTCAGTATCACTTTGCCCTGGCCAATGTTTACCTGGCGCTCAATCAACCGGCACAAGCTTTAGGAATTTACAGAAAACTGGAAAAAATGAATTCAGAAGCCAGTCCGGCCCTCTATTTGAATATGGGAATTGCCTATAAAGCCATGGCAGATTTTGAACGGGCTAAGGAGTGCTTTCATCGGTCTATTCAGTTAGCCCCTCAAAGTCCAGAAGCTCTGGATCACCTTGGGCGACTTTATCTGGAGCAAGGCCAGAATGAAGAAGCCAAAGTGGTCTTCCAAAAGCTGGTTAAGTTGAACCCCAATTACCTGGGAGCTCACCAGGCACTGGGATATTTGTACGCCAAAGAATCGAACTGGCAAAAGGCCCTGGATGAATGGAATTTAATTCTGGCCTTTCAACCCCATCGAGAAGATCTTCTGTATCAGATTAGCAAGGCTCAAATCAGACTCAATCAACCCGATAAAGCCATCAAAACTCTTCGACGGATCCTGAATATCCATCCAGATCATCTCTCTGTCAGGCTGGAGATGATCGCCCTGCTCATCAGCCTGGAAAAGTGGGAGGAAGCCCGATTGGAATTAGAGCATGCTAAAAAACTCGATCCGAAAAATCCAACTTTACAGCAACTACTTCAAGAATTAATAATCAGAAATAAAGCTCCTTCTCAAAAAGAGGAATAACCTTGTTCATTTGTATCCGGGCAAGTCCTAGATTCAATTCTTTAGTTTCTGCAGTAAACGCTAAGAAATATTTATCTCCGATCAATCGAATAATGATGGTGGCTTGCTCCATCATAAAGATAAGCTCCTGAGGTTTTCCTACTCCCAGGCTATCAGAGGTTTTTTTCGCTAAAGAAACCATGGAAGCCAGTTCCGCGTCTGCAACGGCAAGGTCAAAGTCTGGATTGGTATTAAAGGAAGCTATTCCAATTCCATCCTCTCCGGTAACCCCCGCAGCTATCCCTCCAGGTGTTGTGGTAACCAGGTACTTAAGCTTTTCTTCATAACTAAATCCCGATAATCCCAATTCTCCTGCCTCTTCCTCCACTTTACCGTCCTTCGACAGGCTTAAAGCAGGACTTTGGGATAAGCCCGGGCCGGATTCTAAAGTTCGTTGAGGGGAAGTTTCTCCGGTGACCGGTTTGGAGGATCTACCTTCGAGTTGGGCCATTAAGGCGGCCAGGTCTTGTCCCTCTCCGGGAAGTTTTGGGGGGGTACCTCCTCGTTCCAGTTGGGACATGGCTGAAGCCAGATTGTAATCCCCTTTACTTTGGGTTTTTCTAGTTTCTTTCTCTACCTGATCAAATAAGTCCGGCTCTGGTTCCGTTTCTGATAT containing:
- a CDS encoding aldo/keto reductase, with the protein product MEKRTLGKTGMQVSILGFGGSEIGYDKVPQKTVNEILHRALDAGLNVIDTAECYRDSEEKIGRAIAGRRDQCYLFTKCGHAAGLPFPDWDPRLLEQSIERSLRRLQTDYLDLVQLHTCSEKILRQGAVMEGLQRARQAGKIRYIGYSGDSRAALYAIQTGLFDVLQTSINLADQEAIDLTLPLARQQGIGIIAKRPLANVAWRTFEKPEDGHTPSYWDLRGYNEIYAERLQQLDYDFLKGALRTAIGIALRFTLSVEGVATAIVGTTKPERWHQNAELLAAGPLDPKQFEAIRTRWKAVAKPHWIGQG
- a CDS encoding efflux RND transporter periplasmic adaptor subunit; this encodes MDSKPHESLQLPINPTSESQSEISPLDTQQLQAPYILEEPASEAGKRSSLSRFLLVVAIIGVTLAGLLTLGILPRMHRQAELTAAVEALKTDVPIVSVVTAQQAPATVDLVLPGNIQALQETPIYARATGYLKKRFVDIGDRVQAGQLLAEIESPEVDQDLAQARANLAQAKAALQQERANLQQERAKLQQAQAALEFSRKTLQRWKQLGQQALVSYQEVDEKQAAFDAAQANAEAAQATIHAAQANVNAAQARVDASQASVQRLLTLQSFQKVTAPFAGTITARYVDVGALITVGTGTNNQALFKIAQSDVLRIYVNVPQTFVNSIQPDQPAEISVQEFPQKTFAGKVVSTAGALDPTSRTLLAEVRVTNENNLLLPGMYAQVKFTVTRSNPPVLVPGNALVIRPEGTQVATVTKDQTVHYQKVTVGRDYGTQLEIISGLEANETVILDATDDLQEGMRVQAVTLKKEEKKS
- a CDS encoding efflux RND transporter permease subunit, whose protein sequence is MWIVRLALRRPYTFIVMALLIILLGIVTITRMPTDILPEINIPIVSVIWSYGGMAPEEMEKRVVTFSERSFTTTVNDIEHIESQSMNGVSVIKVFFHPRAKIEAAVAQMASISQTVLRVMPPGMQPPLIIRYSASNVPILQIGVGSKTLSEQQLYDYGFNFIRTQLATVQGASVPLPYGGKPRQIMVDIDPQALMSKGLSAMDVVAAINAQNLIMPAGNAKMGEREYSIRLNSSPEVVDALNNLPIKQVNGATIYIRDVAQVRDGFAVQTNIVNQNGRRSTLLTILKSGGASTLDIVNRVKQRLPSIQATLPPELELKYLFDQSIFVRAAIDAVVKEAVIAACLTALMILLFLGSWRSTLIVAISIPLSILCSILVLSFLGQTLNIMTLGGLALAVGILVDDATVEIENIHRNLGQRKSLIQAILDGAQQIATPAFVSTLSICIVFVPVFFLTGAVQSLFTPLAMAVVFAMLASYLLSRTLVPTLVKYLLPGELRHHQIESGNGHPTTSRNPIWRLHYAFNHQFEKFRNGYRNSLAWTLNHRLVVFILFTTFFVGSMALFPFIGQDFFPKVDAGQFRLHVRAPTGTRIEETERIFHQVENTIRNVIPADELELILDNIGLPVGGVNLAFSDTATVGPSDGEILVALKSDRHGPTHEYIKQLRQRLRKEFPHLTFFFQPSDIVTQILNFGLPAPIDIQVVGRSPKNYEIAKQIEARVANIPGVVDVHLHQIVDAPELRINVDRTRAAQVGLTQRDVANNLLISLSSSSLISPNFWLSPQSGVTYTVAVQIPPYKMDSMDALQGTPIATTGQNSPQLLSNLATVERRRSVAVINHYNVQPVFDIYANVQDRDLGSVAREVDRIIEEFKPKLPTGSFLVVRGQVESMRSAFLGLGGGVLFAIILVYCLMVINFQSWLDPFIIIMALPGALSGILWMLFVTQTTFNVPSLMGAMMSMGVATANSILLVTFANEQRQAGKDALQAALVAGYTRLRPVLMTALAMIIGMLPMSLGLGEGGEQNAPLGRAVIGGLTVATFATLFFVPIVYSILRRKQPQHVDIEEIALYREKTSTLDVSPQLN
- a CDS encoding tetratricopeptide repeat protein — encoded protein: MGIEKQTQRLYLKGLNVSRSGNWLRALQYFRQCLEINPDFSQAHYEIGTLYYKNGHWEQALSHLTRAVELNGQNIQYHFALANVYLALNQPAQALGIYRKLEKMNSEASPALYLNMGIAYKAMADFERAKECFHRSIQLAPQSPEALDHLGRLYLEQGQNEEAKVVFQKLVKLNPNYLGAHQALGYLYAKESNWQKALDEWNLILAFQPHREDLLYQISKAQIRLNQPDKAIKTLRRILNIHPDHLSVRLEMIALLISLEKWEEARLELEHAKKLDPKNPTLQQLLQELIIRNKAPSQKEE